In Sparus aurata chromosome 2, fSpaAur1.1, whole genome shotgun sequence, a single genomic region encodes these proteins:
- the LOC115573336 gene encoding CLOCK-interacting pacemaker isoform X1, with amino-acid sequence MPKEQPCSNEHSVCAPSSKNAKDKSNSTTLMAIRKNKDADSSSGRGSHCSSEKDSGYSDASDWQQTDVDDQRSNKSQSGGSEFAEASQSGQNQKTGQGNSVNPTLLPAGHQLSPIYIMNNMVLKQQDMIQKTGKLPQRNGSGGTSSSGDAHVILLQQPNLLLATLQLHKPSFRKSDATGKKTNGTYLPILNSYPRIAPHPSKKPPDKSSCNDESQNLSKRVCTEHKNDDTLVNLPEQHLKKQPKLAVITSGLPNSPSARDSQSSSSSTTVSSSWSSTSGSSISTRGPHRHGSGSGTRHRRFLNTVEILKQSGLLDITLRTKELLRQSNSTERDIAQLRQHTELLCQAASNPTCSLNGLTAWEHVHRCMAESGSYPDLKILENVQIQEPPSISTDDTKGPLAAESSEGLPSHVFATIPEPNHTCPVPQQSHSGQGRELEAGFKSSEEVTVMPPDSSTG; translated from the exons ATGCCGAAGGAACAGCCTTGCTCAAATGAGCACAGTGTTTGTGCTCCATCCAGCAAGAATGCTAAAGATAAGAGCAACAGCACGACTCTGATGGCAATCCGTAAAAACAAGGACGCAGACAGCTCCAGTGGACGGGGGTCCCACTGCAGTTCTGAAAAAGACTCTGGCTACTCTG ACGCCTCAGATTGGCAGCAGACAGATGTGGACGACCAGCGGAGCAACAAAAGCCAGTCCGGAGGCAGTGAGTTTGCAGAAGCCTCACAGTCGggacaaaaccaaaaaactgGGCAAGGGAATTCTGTGAATCCTACCCTACTGCCAGCAGGCCATCAACTTTCACCCATTTACATCATGAACAACATGGTGCTCAAGCAG CAGGACATGATCCAGAAAACAGGTAAGCTGCCCCAGAGGAATGGAAGCGGGGGGACCAGCAGTTCTGGTGATGCCCACGTGATCCTTTTACAACAGCCCAACTTGTTGCTGGCCACCCTCCAGCTCCACAAGCCCTCGTTTCGAAAGTCCGACGCCACGGGGAAGAAAACAAATGGCACTTACCTACCAATTCTCAACTCCTACCCCCGCATTGCACCACACCCCAGCAAGAAGCCGCCTGATAAATCTTCATGCAACGATGAATCCCAGAATCTGAGCAAGAGGGTGTGCACCGAGCATAAGAATGATGACACACTTGTGAATCTGCCCGAGCAGCACCTTAAGAAGCAACCCAAATTAGCAGTCATAACCTCTGGGCTGCCAAATTCACCTTCAGCCAGAGATAGTCAGTCCTCCTCCAGTTCCACAACTGTCTCCTCAAGCTGGAGCTCCACATCTGGCTCCTCCATCTCAACCAGAGGGCCTCACAGACATGGCAGCGGCAGCGGCACTCGCCATCGCCGTTTCCTCAACACAGTAGAAATCCTCAAACAATCAGGTCTGCTGGACATTACGCTGCGCACAAAGGAACTGCTGCGCCAGAGCAACAGCACAGAGCGAGACATTGCCCAGCTGCGCCAGCACACTGAGCTACTGTGTCAGGCTGCCAGCAACCCCACCTGCAGCCTTAACGGTCTCACAGCCTGGGAGCATGTACACCGGTGCATGGCAGAGTCTGGCAGCTACCCCGACCTTAAAATCCTGGAAAATGTACAAATCCAAGAACCACCAAGTATTTCCACAGATGACACCAAAGGCCCACTAGCTGCTGAGAGCTCAGAGGGGCTGCCTTCGCACGTCTTCGCTACCATCCCAGAACCAAACCACACCTGTCCTGTGCCACAGCAGTCTCACTCAGGACAAGGCAGGGAGCTCGAGGCCGGTTTTAAATCTTCAGAGGAAGTCACCGTTATGCCTCCTGATAGTTCTACTGGTTAG
- the LOC115573336 gene encoding CLOCK-interacting pacemaker isoform X2, giving the protein MPKEQPCSNEHSVCAPSSKNAKDKSNSTTLMAIRKNKDADSSSGRGSHCSSEKDSGYSDASDWQQTDVDDQRSNKSQSGGSEFAEASQSGQNQKTGQGNSVNPTLLPAGHQLSPIYIMNNMVLKQDMIQKTGKLPQRNGSGGTSSSGDAHVILLQQPNLLLATLQLHKPSFRKSDATGKKTNGTYLPILNSYPRIAPHPSKKPPDKSSCNDESQNLSKRVCTEHKNDDTLVNLPEQHLKKQPKLAVITSGLPNSPSARDSQSSSSSTTVSSSWSSTSGSSISTRGPHRHGSGSGTRHRRFLNTVEILKQSGLLDITLRTKELLRQSNSTERDIAQLRQHTELLCQAASNPTCSLNGLTAWEHVHRCMAESGSYPDLKILENVQIQEPPSISTDDTKGPLAAESSEGLPSHVFATIPEPNHTCPVPQQSHSGQGRELEAGFKSSEEVTVMPPDSSTG; this is encoded by the exons ATGCCGAAGGAACAGCCTTGCTCAAATGAGCACAGTGTTTGTGCTCCATCCAGCAAGAATGCTAAAGATAAGAGCAACAGCACGACTCTGATGGCAATCCGTAAAAACAAGGACGCAGACAGCTCCAGTGGACGGGGGTCCCACTGCAGTTCTGAAAAAGACTCTGGCTACTCTG ACGCCTCAGATTGGCAGCAGACAGATGTGGACGACCAGCGGAGCAACAAAAGCCAGTCCGGAGGCAGTGAGTTTGCAGAAGCCTCACAGTCGggacaaaaccaaaaaactgGGCAAGGGAATTCTGTGAATCCTACCCTACTGCCAGCAGGCCATCAACTTTCACCCATTTACATCATGAACAACATGGTGCTCAAGCAG GACATGATCCAGAAAACAGGTAAGCTGCCCCAGAGGAATGGAAGCGGGGGGACCAGCAGTTCTGGTGATGCCCACGTGATCCTTTTACAACAGCCCAACTTGTTGCTGGCCACCCTCCAGCTCCACAAGCCCTCGTTTCGAAAGTCCGACGCCACGGGGAAGAAAACAAATGGCACTTACCTACCAATTCTCAACTCCTACCCCCGCATTGCACCACACCCCAGCAAGAAGCCGCCTGATAAATCTTCATGCAACGATGAATCCCAGAATCTGAGCAAGAGGGTGTGCACCGAGCATAAGAATGATGACACACTTGTGAATCTGCCCGAGCAGCACCTTAAGAAGCAACCCAAATTAGCAGTCATAACCTCTGGGCTGCCAAATTCACCTTCAGCCAGAGATAGTCAGTCCTCCTCCAGTTCCACAACTGTCTCCTCAAGCTGGAGCTCCACATCTGGCTCCTCCATCTCAACCAGAGGGCCTCACAGACATGGCAGCGGCAGCGGCACTCGCCATCGCCGTTTCCTCAACACAGTAGAAATCCTCAAACAATCAGGTCTGCTGGACATTACGCTGCGCACAAAGGAACTGCTGCGCCAGAGCAACAGCACAGAGCGAGACATTGCCCAGCTGCGCCAGCACACTGAGCTACTGTGTCAGGCTGCCAGCAACCCCACCTGCAGCCTTAACGGTCTCACAGCCTGGGAGCATGTACACCGGTGCATGGCAGAGTCTGGCAGCTACCCCGACCTTAAAATCCTGGAAAATGTACAAATCCAAGAACCACCAAGTATTTCCACAGATGACACCAAAGGCCCACTAGCTGCTGAGAGCTCAGAGGGGCTGCCTTCGCACGTCTTCGCTACCATCCCAGAACCAAACCACACCTGTCCTGTGCCACAGCAGTCTCACTCAGGACAAGGCAGGGAGCTCGAGGCCGGTTTTAAATCTTCAGAGGAAGTCACCGTTATGCCTCCTGATAGTTCTACTGGTTAG